Within the Miscanthus floridulus cultivar M001 chromosome 2, ASM1932011v1, whole genome shotgun sequence genome, the region AAGAATGGTGAAATTACTAAACAATTTATGCGAATGGaactgtaatatattattattCAGACATTTGGGAAGGTTATGTATCCTTTAGTTATTTCCCTTACCACTTGTGCAGGTTTCGTAATGATTTGTGTAACAATTGTAAGCGTCCTGGGCATTTTGCTAGAGAGTGTCCTAGCGTGGCTGTCTGCCATACCTGCGGGCTTCCTGGGTAATAACTTTGTGTTATTCTGCTTGCACAGATTCATGCTCTTATATGTTATTAGTTTTAATATTTTAATCATGCAAGTGCACTTTGCTTGCAATGCCTACCATACTTTTAATCATTGTAGCACAACCATTCTAGCGATACCTTACGTAGAATTATAACTCTGTGCCCATGCTATATCAAAACCATCTCAATTGGTGCTCTTTTGAATTCTTTCATGATTTGCGGTGAAGCTATGTTTAACCATTATTGGGCATTTTATGCATCCTCAGTAGTGTGGACATGGGGTTCGTGTCTCCCTATGGAGCACAAACTCCATGTTCTAGCTTATGTTATTGTTTTGAATGTTCATGTCATCCTGAATGTCACTTCTAGCATCATTTGTCTAGTGAAGTTTAATCCATATATGAGGCTTTATTGTTTTATCCTCTTATTGCATAGGACCTGATTAAGGATTTGATTTGATTCTTATGATATTTTAGTTGATTAATAATTACAAAGGCCTTGAAGCATAACTGTAAGGCGTCGTAGTTCCATGTGATTAGGAAGGCTGCACTATGGCTATGTTTATCTCTTGAGCTGGTATCGTTTTTTCATACTTAAATTCGTTTTAATGTTGCAGGCACATTGCAGCTGAATGTTCTTCCAAAGGTATTTGCTGGAACTGCAAAGAGCCTGGCCACATGGCTAACAGTTGCCCAAATGAAGGGATATGCCGTAACTGTGGCAAGTCCGGCCATATTGCAAAAGACTGCACTGCTCCACCAGTGCCGCCAGGAGAAGTGATCCTTTGCAGCAACTGCTACAAACCAGGGCATTTTCGTGAGGAATGTACCAATGAGAAGGCCTGCAACAATTGCCGGCAGAGTGGCCATATTGCCCGTAACTGCACCAATGATCCTGTTTGCAACCTGTGCAATGTTGCTGGCCATCTGGCCCGTCAGTGCCCCAAGTCTGATACATTGGGTGAGAGGGGTGGGCCTCCTCCCTTCCGCGGTGTTGGCGCTCCCTTCCGCGGTGTTGGCGCTCCCTTCCATGGTGGCTTTAGTGACGTGATCTGCCGGGCCTGCAACCAGATTGGCCATATGAGTCGTGACTGCATGGCTGGTGCCTTCATGATCTGTCACAACTGTGGCGGCCGTGGCCACATGGCTTATGAGTGTCCCTCTGTGAGTCTCATGGACCGGTTCCCCCCTCGCCGTTTCTGAAGGACGTCTAAGGGCTGTTCAGATGACAGCTATTTTAAGCCCAGTGTGTCAAGAACACTTATTTTTGTTTGCTTTATGCATTTCTAAACCTTAATGGATTATAGATATTTCAGATTCATAACTCGCCAGCAGCATTTGTAATTCTGGATTTGCTACTTGACTCCGATGTTCTGTTGATGGTAATGTTTGAAGACGGGGATATCTGCCCTTATGAACTCAAATTCATCCTGTGAGTTTATAATATTATTCGAACTGGAACATCAGAACATGTGCTGCTGGTTGCGCCCGTGGAAAAAACGATTCTTGTGACTTTGCCTTTCGATGTGCCGGAGCTCCCTGTGCAAATTATGGGAGTTGCTATATTTTGGGTGCTCGAATTTTTATGCAACAATTTTAAACAACTAACTAGTATAATTAAAAGAGCAATATATAAGAGATAATTTATAGTTTTTTAATCAAACAATGGCAAAATTACGTGTTGCCTAAACAACAATCAGGCAAGTTATTGTCAAGCAAGGGAGTCTGTGTTGCAATGTTTTGTAAACAACAATGGGAGAGTTGCCTAATAAACAACAATCAGGCCAACATGGGAGAGTGCCAGAGTGGCCTAAACAACAGGCCAACAATGCGAGAGTTGTAAAACATATCCCGGTGCACCCTGGTAATTGTAAATTTCGAGTTTCTGAAAAGTTGAATGAAAGTTTCTTTACCTTGTAATTTTTTTACTTGTCGTGGTCCGGTAAAAGTTGTGTTTGAGTATCTTGTTAAAAACTTAAAAACAATAGAATGGTACACTTAAAAACTATACAGCAATTGATCTAATTTAATCAAAGCATGGAGCAAACTCGATGAACGGATACTCTGAGAGTTGTGGTGTTATTCGTCAACATACAAGTTCCATAGAATTTCACACACTAGGAAAAAGAAGGCAGAACAGCTGAAAGCGAAATCAGAACACACGTGACCAGCCCAACTCAGTATATCTCCCATTTCGAAATGCCACAGTGAAGTGGATGGTCATAGAAACACTCGAGATGCACTGTATCTTGCAATCTAATCCAATTTCACATAGCTGAGTCTGTTGCCATCTCCTTTTTCGCCATCATTTTGCCCCAGATCCTTCAGCTGCATCGAGGGGAGGACAAATAAAAAATCAGCTACTTGATCAACTCAATAACAAACATTGGGAACATCTGGGAACTCCTTGTTATTTCTAAGCTAGAATGGAAAAATGTTTGAAAACACAGTCAACAGTAGAAAAATACCTTCGCTAGGTATGCTTTGTGGAATCTGTAGCCCTGAAAAAACAAAGAACTCAAGATTAGAAATCTGATATTCCATCACTTCTTAGTACCACCTTTCAAACTGTGTGTAAAGGAGAAACTTACTCTATCAGTCCCATATAAGTAATCACAGTAAGTGAAAACAGAAGCAAAATTGCTTTGGCTCTGGCCTCCTACATAATGATGATAGTCATGGTATTCTGCTCCTCCATAGAATGGAATATACTTTGTCGGGGTGAATGGGAAATCAAAGCTGCAAAACAACAAAACAGGTTATGTTTTCCCCTTatagaagctgcacaaaaaaaagTAGCTATCATGGACAGTTTCATTGATCACAGCGAAATATAACAAGCAGTACCTAGCACAGAACAGGACAAACTAAGGTCAGTCCTAGCTGGGATGGTGAAATGTATAATATTAAACAAAGCATAACTGGATTGTATCAAAAGGTTGGGCAAACAAAAAGAACCAATGTGATATGCGTGATATCAGTAGAATTTCAGTCCCCCAACAAGTAATTCTGGTGACACTGACATGGTAGTTAACTTCAATCGTATAGAAAGGTTGGGCAAACAAAAAAGACCAATGTGATATGTATGGTAGTATCGGTAGACCTCGGTCCTATCATAGCACAAGCCAACGGGACAACAGGTCATTCTGGTGGCATGGTAGTTAACTTCAACCATATATAGTGAAACTAGGATTTTTTTATCATGTCCACCTAAAAATAGGGACAAGAAATGTACCAATACAACATGACAATATGAAGAGTAACTAGTGTGCCCTTTTTATCAAAAAGAAAAACATAAATACTGTGTGTTGAAAGGTCATAGTACTCCAGCTAATGGCATAAGTTGAAACTTGAGACAATATTGCCTGTGAGTAGAAA harbors:
- the LOC136527998 gene encoding zinc finger protein GIS2-like; this translates as MSSRSPPPKDRRMRTERTSYRDAPYRRDSRHGPSRFRNDLCNNCKRPGHFARECPSVAVCHTCGLPGHIAAECSSKGICWNCKEPGHMANSCPNEGICRNCGKSGHIAKDCTAPPVPPGEVILCSNCYKPGHFREECTNEKACNNCRQSGHIARNCTNDPVCNLCNVAGHLARQCPKSDTLGERGGPPPFRGVGAPFRGVGAPFHGGFSDVICRACNQIGHMSRDCMAGAFMICHNCGGRGHMAYECPSVSLMDRFPPRRF